In the genome of Zygosaccharomyces rouxii strain CBS732 chromosome G complete sequence, the window AGCGTTCATTATGgtaaaggaagaaattgccCAGACGAGCTACGAAATCCTTTTTGGCATGTGCAATCGTATTTTTCCAAGACAAAACATATTCCACCGCTTCGATATATTCCTTAGAAGTTACAAAGCAAGGATTGTTGGTTAGGAGTTTCATGGAATACaataattcaaatattctggTTCCagctttcttctcttcaagAACGTCTCTCTTATCTGACATTATAGCTTTAGCTGCCAGTAGATGCCCATGTAATTTATTCTGCCTCGTAATCGAAGCAGTGCTCAAAAGTGCCTCGAATTGATCCAAAGGATCATCGGTTAAGGAAGATATGGTTTTAGCCGCCATCTCTCTAATGTTCCAGTGAGGACTTTCCAAACAATGGGTGaccttttcaatgaaaatATCTAATCCATCATAACCGGGAGTTGGTCGCAGCCTTAGTAAAAGATTAAGTACGAggaaaatggattcaacACGAGATTGAGAAAGTACAAAACCTTGGTCATTATCCGAaggtttcttcaaagaatccTCCAAGAAGTTCAACAGAACTTCCCTAACTCCACGATACTTTGTGAAAAACAGACGGGCACTAATACTTTTACCAGCTTTACCAAATATTCTATTCTGCAAAGAAGTGAATAGCATTAGAGAACAATTCCTCAAAGAGTAAATATCCGAAGTAAAGTGTTTGAGTGAAAGATTCAAAGCTGAGGGAACATAAGGGGCACAAGGCTCAGATAGTCTTGATTCgacaaaaattgatctgATACAATTGAATGCATTGACTTGAGGcagatcaattttttccagaTGTTGGATAGCGGGCAGAGAAGCTACcctttccaaattgttaaatgCAGATTTAAGCAGAGGCCTCTCCTTACCTCTTTCGGCCGCTAAAATGGTTGTTAACAAAGACGGTATACCACCAGACCTTCTTGTGATCATTTGAGTCTTTAGTTCTAATGAGTCAAGAACGATTTTCAACCATTCCTCTAATTGTGCAGGATAGTCTTTAGAAACTTTTGTACAACATGCAATAAAACTTGGAAGGACTGATTGGAAGGCTCCGCTATGCCTCAAATTGAACAGTTGAGTGATCATCAGATCACCTGCAGATTTAAGTTGTTCAAATGTAACGGATGCTCTTGTTACCAATACTTCTAGCAATAAAGAGGATTCCTTAATAGATCTAAACGCCTTGGCAATAACAAACTGATCACTCATTTCACTTTTAGAAAATACTTCAGAATTTTTAGTTTCAGAGGGATTACGGCATACCGGTTCCTCAACTGCATCCCAGTTACTCAAAATGAGGGAGATACACTTAGCGATAACAACTTTAGAATATTGGGTATCGAATTCGTTATCTCTTAAAATTAAAGTTAGTGCCGCAAAATAGCCGCTTACAGGGTCATCTTGATGCTTTAAGTAGTCTTTTTtagattcttcaattttcttttgcaACTCATCAATTAGATCgtcaatgaatttttttcgaTTGCCACATgtagagaaaagaaaatcctgTAAAGCTGCGCCGATATCTGTATTCTGGTATacttccaaatattctgtGGCCCGTTGATGTAGTTTTTcccaattgaaattggccTTCATAGAATTCGAAGTGTCATTGTCAAATGCGATGGTCAATAACTTCTTAGCAGTTTGACGAATATCATCGTAGTTACTGGTCAAATTATCTATCAACAATCTCAGCAACACCTCATCTTCGAAAAACCCAATGGAAAATGGATACGGTCTAAAATTCCTTAAATCCAGGTATTTTTCTGGCGTAGATTTATCAACACCAGATTCTAATAAAAtaaccaaaattttaaaagcCAAGGTATTTCTTTGGTACTGTGTCCCAGGGCAAATTTGAGTCTTTAGAAAGGCAAAAAGCCATTCGAGGAACTCCTGCGATTCCTTGAGTTGATTTAATTTCTCGTTTTGCTCCTCTGGAAATTTCCTAGCtttaatcaatttgttACGATCTCTATTCAGGGAATAAGTGGAATCTCTAATTCTTAGAATAAAATGTTTCAGAGCACTGCAAAAATAGTTTCTAGTTTCAATCTTAGTATCTACGAAAAAAATTCGTAAATTACGTTTAAGCATTTCATAGATGTAGGAATTTACAGGCCTCGATGTTTTGATAGAGAAAGCTAAAAGTTCAAACGCATATAACTTGTTTTCATCCTGTTGCAGTAAATTTTCAACTGTAGACAGTGGAATCAATTTGTCGTTGTGATATGGTTCCTCTTCAATTCCCAATTCTTGACCAATTCTAAACAACGAGATGAGAAGTGATGCAtcaaatgatgatgatccTTGAATAAATTTCACGAATGCCTCTCTAGGCATAGCTTTGAATAGAGGTATCAGAATGTATAATTCAGTCGGCTTTGCAAATCTTACATCTTGAAGATATTTCAAAACAGAACCTTGCCAAAGATCTAACCACTCATCTAATAATGActcattttctttgaaatggattttATAGATATTGATTAAAAGGCTAGTGATACATTTTCCGATAGGATTGGAAAGGGAATCTGACCACATTAACGCTAAAGaactttcaacaaatcCAGGTTTGCGTTCCAATATCACATAAAGATCAGTTTCAGGGGATAAAGAATCTATCAAGTAATACTGTACTCGTAGAGTGGAAGAAA includes:
- the TRM732 gene encoding tRNA methylation protein TRM732 (similar to uniprot|Q03496 Saccharomyces cerevisiae YMR259C Hypothetical ORF); translated protein: MVDQAQVSEIKQFLLDHNPSKIHNDSIFEHFISGFSVLFDAFEHQTEGMVDSQRLLIIDTFSIWVLRSTQCLSNKKIDTTGYMNKLKQELLTMENSGIIFQYVIDFWTDGTTAFTNALREMFSKFLRLLHMVYLVQDRMILFNSWLTQILEISSTLRVQYYLIDSLSPETDLYVILERKPGFVESSLALMWSDSLSNPIGKCITSLLINIYKIHFKENESLLDEWLDLWQGSVLKYLQDVRFAKPTELYILIPLFKAMPREAFVKFIQGSSSFDASLLISLFRIGQELGIEEEPYHNDKLIPLSTVENLLQQDENKLYAFELLAFSIKTSRPVNSYIYEMLKRNLRIFFVDTKIETRNYFCSALKHFILRIRDSTYSLNRDRNKLIKARKFPEEQNEKLNQLKESQEFLEWLFAFLKTQICPGTQYQRNTLAFKILVILLESGVDKSTPEKYLDLRNFRPYPFSIGFFEDEVLLRLLIDNLTSNYDDIRQTAKKLLTIAFDNDTSNSMKANFNWEKLHQRATEYLEVYQNTDIGAALQDFLFSTCGNRKKFIDDLIDELQKKIEESKKDYLKHQDDPVSGYFAALTLILRDNEFDTQYSKVVIAKCISLILSNWDAVEEPVCRNPSETKNSEVFSKSEMSDQFVIAKAFRSIKESSLLLEVLVTRASVTFEQLKSAGDLMITQLFNLRHSGAFQSVLPSFIACCTKVSKDYPAQLEEWLKIVLDSLELKTQMITRRSGGIPSLLTTILAAERGKERPLLKSAFNNLERVASLPAIQHLEKIDLPQVNAFNCIRSIFVESRLSEPCAPYVPSALNLSLKHFTSDIYSLRNCSLMLFTSLQNRIFGKAGKSISARLFFTKYRGVREVLLNFLEDSLKKPSDNDQGFVLSQSRVESIFLVLNLLLRLRPTPGYDGLDIFIEKVTHCLESPHWNIREMAAKTISSLTDDPLDQFEALLSTASITRQNKLHGHLLAAKAIMSDKRDVLEEKKAGTRIFELLYSMKLLTNNPCFVTSKEYIEAVEYVLSWKNTIAHAKKDFVARLGNFFLYHNERYSIDGTKQLCLSAALRTLLVYEQPENIQPLCELGILSSFYEVQETAVNYVVDNLDLKQSANENVAIALKNAFMEDKFRPSLKGRVLGALRETDYLFDFETIKDLILQPTNEDLQLCAIETVGYVVGSNNMEFMNAVIQKHTRDDMPVDFRMASLNCLKNFLRRVVEPRLLLQLHKMLNDDDDEVRECAAESLNEVLLGEPKQARSPSVTGALFGEKYVEKFHDSSEAAQDVAQCLKEFMNSYDICISTTKSIIEGLFEVEKDNQFRNEIEENTQRINILKKMKYFSKEFVSWINNLIDRHIKFLENTKVVDGPLGWASNAEVFSRLCILRTLSKTYSPEKFLELEGSLKDHNVHPMIFEYLPVDF